The nucleotide window GTATATAGCATatatactttatttttactatatatataaataagCTTATAAATTTAAGCTTATTTACAATTTTATAATACTATTTAAATATAGCTTATAATAATATAAGctattaatataatattaataatataatattaatataattctattataatattaatataataatagaaGCTATATTTATAGCTTATACTacaaatattataaataatattttataaatatatttaaactaTAATATGTATTATATAACTACAGTATTACTATATTATAAATACTATAAATATTATAAACCTATACTATAAATTTGGTATGGGTTTATAATATGCTATAACATAAATAACGAGAAAAAACTTACACTAAACATAAATCCATAAAacaacatatttaaaaattgaattaaaacCATAAATTTCTTCATTCACAATATTTAAATCTGACAACTTTTTAAACTATATTATTACTATGCTAAACTGTACTGTACTATAACAATAGTGCACTATAGTGTGCTACTAAACTATACTATAACAATATAAAGTAAACTCACCCttcttttctataaaaaattttaaaaataaatcacaccATCTAAGCAACTCAAAAATCTTATCTCTCAAAACTCTTTCAAAAGTGCTCAGGAGGCTGAAGCCTCTCTGGTGATCAGGCCAAGtttcaggattttatttctgctccttgAAGTAATGACTCACAAATCATGCAAAGCTTTAGATTTGTTTTGCAGGAGCAGATTTCTGCCATGAGTAAGGTGTTGTTTTTGTAGTCAGGCTCTGGGGGATAAATCTCTGCCAGTTCGTGTGCCAGGGAGACAGGCTGGTGTGTCTGAGCAGTTGGGAGTCAGAGGTGAAATCTTGGGGTGGGTGCATGTGTGGGGGTACAGAGGGGTTCCAGCAGGCTGGAGGTGACTGTTTCactgctcccctgctgcctcAGGTTCGGCTTTTCTGTGttccaggctctgtgcagctctgagcttcccatccagcgctgctgagctctgtgcccagagcagggagacaaaacaattcctgctccagctgggcaccaaggacaaatgagccaaatcccagcccaggagcacaaaccccgtgggctggagagagaaaaacaagcagggtgggagtgcctgggctaaagctgggctgggacaatgaactgcaaggtgggaacggagcagagctgatcccagggagagaccccgggagcgctggtgcattttggggccattttgggtcatcttgggggcagccctggctgggctctggtgctgccccaggtggatccatggaggagatccttgaatcaatccctgctttgttctgtaGCTCTGtttagtctctgttctagggcAGCCTTCTCAGCCAGTGaatctgggtttgttttcagttgTGGAGCGTGTTCTGAAGAAGGATCAGCACATCCTGCAGGACAAGAGGCTGCCCAGGCCCTTCCCCCTGACAGTGACCCCCTACTGCCACAACGtgagctcctccctgctgtcaTTATCGCTGCTTTCACTGGAGGGATGGGTCCCCAGTCCAGCTAAAAACAATTTATGGCCCAGATCAGTGTCTGAGGCTGTGAGATTTAAGAGAACACGCAGTCAGCCATAAAGAATGGTCCCAAGTTCTTTGTTACAAGGCAGTATAGAACTTTATAACCCAATGGACAGCTTcaaaagtttattttgcttttctaacctATCCCCTTCTGCTGCAATGAATATACTTTTATCCAGTGGGTTACTATCACATGTGCACACAAATGCTTCTAGTGTAACTCCTCAACTCAGCCTGCTCTCTACAATTTCATTTCTACCTTataaacccttcaccatcttatCAATCATTTCTTACTTAGCTAAGTTACTTGAGATGTTTCTTACTTCTTACTTAGAGCTATAGAAATATAAGTTCATGATTTTTATGCTTAATGTCTgtctactttatttttacatccaTCCAAGCTTCTTCCAAGGCTGTGTCTTCCTCCTGTGTCTGTTGAAGTTTCTGtctttccatttcccacaccTAATTCATCTAATTATGCTTAATGCCTCATTAGCCACTCCTTAACTTCTCCTGTTGACAATTCCAGGCCTTCCTCTGTGTCACATCCACCCTCAACGTGGCTGTTTTCAGAGATCACTTGGTTTTAGAGGATTTGGTGGAAGAGAtgaagcagcagagcccagctttGAGTTTTGGGCCATTGCAGCGTGACGGGCAGATTGCAGTGCAAGGATCCTTCCCAGCACTGCGAGTGCTGAGAGATTTCCTCCTGCTGAAGGCAAAGTCCCTCTCAGAGGAGGACAGAAGAGAGGGGAAATCCCACCAGAAACCgaggaggaagctgcaggagcacagaggggctgcagagatGAGGAATTCCACCCGGGATGCCCACAGGGAAAAACAGGTGCTGGTTCTGGACACGGATATCTATCACTACATGAAGTGCTTTCATCCCAGGGCTTTCCAGGGAAATGCTGTTGTCATTTCTGGTGTCACCGATGGTGACATCACCACGGTGTGCATTGagagtgctggcagcagggctggtgctgcacaGGGACTGAAGGCCAAGAAAATGATTGAAAGTTACTCGGTGGAGCTGCAGAAGGTTCTGCGTAAGGAAAGGATCTGCTTcaaggagcccagcagggctgggaggcagaggcacaggcagctctgtgaaAAGCTGAAAGCACGCtaccccagggtgctgctcATCCCTTATGACACCCACCTGGACCTTGTGGGCACCTCTGCAGACGTTTTTGGGTTCGCAGAGGAGCTGAAGAGGCACTCCAGGTAGGGGTGAGGGTTCCTGTGGGTTGAGTTTCTCAGCCAGACTCTGCCTCTGgccctgtggcactgcaggtctgctctgtggcactgggatgtCACTTTGTCCCACTcacaggctggcagctctgcacaggagagTGACCAAGCCTGGCCCCCCGAACCCCAAATTAGGgtcagaacaaaaaaatcaatgacTTTTGCATCTTTCATGAACTTGGGGAGCTGTTCTGCCCACAAACAGCCACATTTCCTTTTGGTACCTCAGTGCATTCTCATCCCAGCTTGCTCTCACAGAGAACATGATgagaaaagagatttattttttttttaagctgtgtgTGCCAACCATGTAGGAAACACTGCAGGGAATTGTGTGGGAGGGTCTGTGAGGAggtgactgcagcagcaggaatggggacCTTTTCTGGGCCTTTATCTGCCTTGAGAAGAGAGCTGGGACACCTGGCAGGGCAAAATGCACATGGAATGGTCAGGCTTGGGAAAGCCTTGATGATTGTTCCCTGCAGGAAACAGGCGAGTTTGTTTTCATAGGAGCAATAATGGGGTTTTTCCCAGCTGTAAAGGCTTCTGCAGCATCTCTTGACAGCTCGTTATTTAGACATGAAAGTGTGTCCAGAGATTTGATGGGAAAATGTGGGGGCATTCAGACTTGGGAATCAGATTCTGTTTATGCAAATCTGGTTCTGTATCCATTACAAGGGCACGAAcgggggtttttttaaaccaatttagaaaatagcttttattttgtgatatCTGTGTGTTTAGAATAATTTCTCAAAACAtccagagcagcttttctgtCTGATGTGCAGGGAAAGCTTTAAGGGTTTATGCCATTAAAGAAAAGTGTTGTCCAAAACATCGTGTCTGTGTTATTTTAACCAAATCCCAGATTTTTGGTTGGAAGCCCAAGAAATGCTCGAGTCATTTTCTTGTCATGACTGATTCTCCACTGCAGTGGAGCCACTGAGAGGTGTTAAAGCACCTCTGTGTactaaaaatgtattaaaatgaattaaaattgtattaaaaatgGCTGTCAAAGCAGCAAGCTGATGAGCTTAATTAGTGCTTTGCTGAATTGGCAGAGGGGAGCaatatttaaagatatttaacaataactgttattattattattattattattattattattattatttttaattttatttcatcctttccaagttcccctgtgctctgcaggttCTCCAAAGGGCTCAGGGATGGGAAACTCTGGAAAACTCCCCCTGGAGCTGTTTGGGGTCATCCCCACAGAGCTCAAGCAGAGATGGGAAGTTTTTCAACCTTGTCAAAGAGAAAATCCTCTATGAAGGATAATCCTTTAATGAAATTACTGCTGTGTTCCAATGTCCACATGGAGCctctcatctttttttctgaagagcctcatttattttattttattttattttttttcctgattcagAGCTCTGGTATTTCCTATGTTTTGCTCAGCAGGCAGCCCAGTGGCCCTGGTGTCTGTGAGCCCTGGCTGgttgctgctggctgagggtgGCTTTTGAGTCACTTTTGAGTCACTTttggcaccagcacagctggcagcagcactccaggtgcCCTTCAGCTCTGGTTTTCTGCCAAACAACTCCTTCTTACCCGAGGATCTGCAGTCACCACCTCGGAACCTTGAAATCACAGCtgaataaaatgttctttttgaaTCCTGGCTcggctggagcagctcctcttcccATTCCCTTTGCCCCCACGTCCTTGGCACCCCTTCAGCATTATCCCATTGTTCCCAGGGCTCTCCATCTGCTGCTCTCATTCCCAGGATGTGCTTCTGGAGACAAAAAGAGCTTTTTTGCCTGGGCTGTTCTGTTTGTGGAGTGCTTTGGAGAGAGGCATCTGGGGAAagaggagcaggggagctgttgttgtgctccagggctgcttttccagcttgGATTTGGCTGGGAATGCCCCACCTggccctgggatggatccaggcCTGCTGGTCTCTGAAACACAGCCACCAGTGAAGCAcacattccttccttccatcaCCATTCCTCTGAAAACAATGGATATTTAGCTAAAACCCCTCCAATCTGGTCACTGCCATGAATATTCCAACCAatccaaccaaacaaacccgTGCTagggctgctcagggatttGCCAGCTCTCTTTCTCACAGTTATTTTTATGGCAAGCAAggctctgctgtctctgtgaAATtccacttgaaaaatatttgtgtgtgttgGATGATACCCTGGGAAACAGCTGTTATTCCTGGATCTGTTGGTTGACTCAGGACTCTCAGGTTTGCACATTAATTTGAGTCAAAAAATTGCTCAGGAGACCtcaacaaaatatttgtgcCCTCGCTGGCTGCCCTTCCCCAGAAGGGGAGAAATAAGAGTTGTAAAAATCCAAAGCCTGATTTTGATCTGAGGCACAACTCCcgctggaaaataaattttaaaaatactttaaaagcagcagaatgtgAGCTCAGTTCCTGGCAGCACCCAGGTGGGGAAAACAccttaaaaacaccttaaaaTGCCTTGAAAAACACCTTAAAATGCCTTGAAACCACGAGGACTTGAGGGACATCCCTCAGCAGGAAAATCTTGGGCAATGTGGAGGCAGAAGCAatctgctggctgtgctgagggctggggaaggtggtGCAGCAGGAATGATTGACTGGAATCCTTCAGCATCCCTGACACaaagggctgctcctgctgggagggaggacaAAGCCTCCCCGTTCCCCGTGGTACCTGTGCATctcatcctgcagcagggagcatgGAGGCcattcctgcaggaaggagggatttccatgaggaaaatggaaaaaaaaaaaaaaagcccttcctGCAGGTTTCTTGTCCCCAAAGCTTCCCCTGCCACCTCTGAGCTGCACTCAAACTTGGTGCCTTTGCTCCAACTGCAAAAGGTCTGTCACATCTCCTGGAAAACTGCAATCCCAGAGGAATGGTCTGAAGGAGGATTCTGCTTTTGAGAACCGTGTGTTTATATGTAAAAATAACTCCCAGATCGacttgtaagaaaaataaacttgtaaataaaaaataaatgagataaaAACAATGATCTCATTATCTGAGGCAGCTTTCACACCCACACCTTCCTCAGGCCACGCTGGAGACTGGGAAGCATCCAGCCCAGATGAAAATGGGAATATTTACCAGCTGAGGGTGCTTGGTGAGTCCCTGCAGCCGTCCAGGGGTGGATCCCAGCCGGGGAGAGGAGATGGATTTAGCAGGGATCTCCCTGGGCTCCAGGAACAAACCCTCGTTCCTGTTCTGGTGCACATCTTGTGtgggagaaaagcagctgtgaccCTGCCCAGGGGGGCTGGAAATGCTTGGAAATGCTGGGAAATCCTTGGAAATGCCTGGAAATGCTTGGAAAACCTTTCTGATTGCTCAGCCCTTCCGAGGTGGCTTCTCCCTCACATCCAGGGTGGTCGGTGTTCCAGGATCCATGGCTTCCATCCAGTGGAATTCCAAagagctccttcccttcccttgctgcAGTTAGCAGTGAAAAGTGCTTTTCCACCCCTCTCTTTTAAAtcaggagcacagagaaatcCCGTGGGTGCACTTGATCACCTTCAGCTCAGTTTTAGAGGATGGGAGTCTCCCctgatttctgcagcagctgcctgaagATAACCAGGCACCCTGGCCAAGGGGatgaaaaataagcattaattttaattgtgatttaaagcaaaccagaaaaaatcGAGTAAGGCTGCACAATTCAGGACTGACAGCACCTGGTCTGCTTGTActtaattttttccttagttGTAGGAGCTGTAGAACatctgctggaaaacaaatccCTTTTTCTGCTTCCCTAACACAGCTTTCCTTCGTCTCCTGACACCCATGAATGACCTTTGAAGAAATCTGCAGAAAGGAGCTCGGCTAAGGAAGAACcacctctgcaggcagcagcacccgTGCTGGGTGGGGCATCAAAAGCAGTTTCCAGGTGGATCTTCCCTGtcctttctgctcctgcctttgccGTGGGAGCAGTGGGGATCAGCACCTGGGGGAGATGAATTTGTAGGGAATTCTCTCATGGTGTGGCAAAAGCTGATTGGCCAGGAATCACTTAGAATGaattgtaattaggaaatatttGTGATGGTGGGAATTCTAACATCTGTATTGTCCCACCCTTCTCATGAGGCTGAAAATGGAATCAAAATTTTTAAACCACCTCTCAGTtaccccatctctgggtcagaaaagggaTTAATCCAACAAGCACCTGCCGCCCACAAtaccaaaggggaaaaatccccAGGATAAATACTGGGAAAAAGAATTTCTGTTGTGTTTGCACAGCTGGAACATTTTCATACTGCTGAAAGCCCTGGAGAAGGAGTGCCGGGGTGGGATGCACAGATGGCATCCCGGTGGGATGGTGCAGGAGAGGTGGGATTTCTCCACGCTGGGATTTCCTCAGCTCACCCCGATGGAGCAGGCTGCGTGTGCTGGCGCTGCTCACCCCATTCCCTGTTCCCTCTGGACCCTGCGAGCCCCTAGTTGGTCCCTTTGGGGTCACCCCGGGCTCTCAGCCGCTCCTGGGTCCCTCCTCGGGCGGGACACGGGGACAGGAGCAGGTGCCACCGGCCTGAGCTTGTCCCATCTCCTGTTCCTGTCGGCTCGGCGACACAAGAGGGAGCCAGATGCTTTGGAGCCGGAATTCCACGGTCTGCGCCGGGTCCTGCCCTGCTGCGGGAGGAGGAGAGCCGGGAGCGGGTCCGGCTCCAGCCTGGGGCATCCTGCggggagcccagctcagctctcctttccctggggaTGGTGGCATCAggtcctgctccatccctcagctcagctcaccTTTCCCTGGAGGAGATGTTGGGATCAggtcctgctccttcctggggctgctggaagcCAAGCTCAGCTCACCTTTCCCTGGAGGAGACGTTTGGATCGTGTCCTGCTCCATTCTGAGCTCAGCCCAcctttccctggagctgtttgGATCGAGTCCTGCTCCATTCTGAGCTCAGCTCACCTTTCCCTGGATCTGTTTGGATCAGGTCCTGCTCCATCCCGATCTCAGCTCAcctttccctggagctgtttgGATCAGGTCCTGCTCCATCCCGATCTCAGCTCAcctttccctggagctgttggCAGCGGCTCCTtcccacctttccctgctctcccagcccctccttccAAGGCCCTGCAATCCCGAATTTCACCGGAGCTGTGATTAATCCCTCCTTAAACGCGCTGTAATTAAACCGTGCTGTGCCGAATCCCGTGCCAAACGCACCCCATTATCCATCCCCGGAGCCAGGTGAGTGGGGAGCACGGACTGAGAGGATCTTTAGGGtcctttccaccccaaaccactcCTCGGTGTGTGTGGGATGTCTCTTTATCTCCCCCTGCTCTGGTCCGGGCTTACCTGGGCTCCCGATCGCTCCTAATCCCCTCCGGATTCTCCAAACTCGCGGATTTTGGAGGAgacacctccagctccacagcACCGAGGAATTTaacccttcccttctcctccagcctgcaCTCAGTGGCACCAAAACTGTCACCTAAGATgccctgaaataaaaattttaaaatcttcactTCCACTTTGACGTGGATTGTGACAAATTTTTCCTGGAGTGACAACCAAAGGTGCTCCTCTCCTTAATGCCACAGACaattctgctctgcctggcctgCACTGGGAGCTCGTGTGCATGAAATATCATCCTCACCATCACCTGggtgcttttattttccagcataaAGCTCTTGTGTGGAGCTCAGCAGTCCTGAGCAAGTGGAAATTTTAATTCCCATGCTAAACCCTCCTTGAGAggcttttccccctctgttGGATGAACATCTGCCCCAGGAGTGAAGGGTTTGGCATTTCTCTCAGAATAACACCCTCAGAGACTCCAgcacctgctgtgccagcccaaaagagagcaggaaggattttccaggattttccaggattttctgAGTTAACTCCTGGCATTGGCAGACCTGGAGGGCCTGGAATGGAATAGGAATTCCAAAGGGGAGAAACAGCCTGGAGGGAATGCTGGGATGTACAGAAATTCCTGCAGGGGAGGGGGCTCATCTGGATGAAAAGAAGCCAGGAAGAGGGAGCAGAGTTTTACTCAGGTGTGGTTTAACCTGAGCTCCCAAAACCCCCCAAGCCTCGGCTGGAAATGCTGG belongs to Serinus canaria isolate serCan28SL12 chromosome 7, serCan2020, whole genome shotgun sequence and includes:
- the RBM43 gene encoding RNA-binding protein 43 isoform X1, translated to MSMSLCVSLRIPVPVPAGQGGPGRAVSPPGRGQPQGRLRRFPAAFAFVSPPGPLVPGPSQRDPFPVGSSSRWDPPPGGIPVPLGSRPGGAAMAGRGTRTVVIAGVPAGLLQDELLADLLTIHFQMSRNNGGDVQRVTYPARDWGTAFVTFEDAGVVERVLKKDQHILQDKRLPRPFPLTVTPYCHNFQAFLCVTSTLNVAVFRDHLVLEDLVEEMKQQSPALSFGPLQRDGQIAVQGSFPALRVLRDFLLLKAKSLSEEDRREGKSHQKPRRKLQEHRGAAEMRNSTRDAHREKQVLVLDTDIYHYMKCFHPRAFQGNAVVISGVTDGDITTVCIESAGSRAGAAQGLKAKKMIESYSVELQKVLRKERICFKEPSRAGRQRHRQLCEKLKARYPRVLLIPYDTHLDLVGTSADVFGFAEELKRHSR
- the RBM43 gene encoding RNA-binding protein 43 isoform X3, which produces MGAGRGTRTVVIAGVPAGLLQDELLADLLTIHFQMSRNNGGDVQRVTYPARDWGTAFVTFEDAGVVERVLKKDQHILQDKRLPRPFPLTVTPYCHNFQAFLCVTSTLNVAVFRDHLVLEDLVEEMKQQSPALSFGPLQRDGQIAVQGSFPALRVLRDFLLLKAKSLSEEDRREGKSHQKPRRKLQEHRGAAEMRNSTRDAHREKQVLVLDTDIYHYMKCFHPRAFQGNAVVISGVTDGDITTVCIESAGSRAGAAQGLKAKKMIESYSVELQKVLRKERICFKEPSRAGRQRHRQLCEKLKARYPRVLLIPYDTHLDLVGTSADVFGFAEELKRHSR
- the RBM43 gene encoding RNA-binding protein 43 isoform X2 is translated as MSMSLCVSLRIPVPVPAGQGGPGRAVSPPGRGQPQGRLRRFPAAFAFVSPPGPLVPGPSQRDPFPVGSSSRWDPPPGGIPVPLGSRPGGAAMAGRGTRTVVIAGVPAGLLQDELLADLLTIHFQMSRNNGGDVQRVTYPARDWGTAFVTFEDAGVVERVLKKDQHILQDKRLPRPFPLTVTPYCHNAFLCVTSTLNVAVFRDHLVLEDLVEEMKQQSPALSFGPLQRDGQIAVQGSFPALRVLRDFLLLKAKSLSEEDRREGKSHQKPRRKLQEHRGAAEMRNSTRDAHREKQVLVLDTDIYHYMKCFHPRAFQGNAVVISGVTDGDITTVCIESAGSRAGAAQGLKAKKMIESYSVELQKVLRKERICFKEPSRAGRQRHRQLCEKLKARYPRVLLIPYDTHLDLVGTSADVFGFAEELKRHSR